Proteins from a genomic interval of Anatilimnocola floriformis:
- a CDS encoding Ldh family oxidoreductase translates to MPTITPAALESFSEKLLLAGGASAEEANVTAKSLVDSNLRGYDSHGVMRIPYYIQAIKDGEVVSGAPLTVISEGPSRVVADANWGVGQVQAVRMLKLLAAKAHETGQGIGTMTHCGHIGRLGEYCEMMAGEGLVSMLMVNSHGAAVRVAPPGGKAPRLSTNPLAIGVPHKNSPLVLDFSTSATAEGKVRVKKIAGEKVPDGWLLDNEGRPTTDPNTLYGTPPGSILPMGGTQAYKGFGLGLMIEIFTGAMSGGVTARPKPYEKKGNCVFMMLIDPALYGGAEHFRAEVEQLVEYIRSSPRMDGCEEILLPGDPERKLAERRMANGLTLDTENWNALVAAGQKFGVAAPTVA, encoded by the coding sequence ATGCCCACCATCACTCCTGCCGCGCTCGAATCCTTCTCTGAAAAACTTCTCCTCGCTGGCGGCGCTTCGGCCGAAGAAGCCAACGTCACGGCGAAGTCGCTGGTCGATTCCAATCTGCGTGGTTACGACTCGCACGGTGTGATGCGGATTCCGTATTACATCCAAGCCATCAAAGATGGCGAGGTGGTTTCTGGTGCGCCGCTGACGGTGATTAGCGAGGGACCAAGTCGCGTCGTCGCCGATGCCAACTGGGGCGTCGGTCAGGTGCAGGCCGTGCGCATGCTCAAGCTGCTCGCTGCCAAGGCTCATGAAACGGGCCAGGGCATCGGCACGATGACCCATTGCGGGCACATTGGCCGGCTGGGCGAATATTGCGAGATGATGGCTGGCGAAGGACTCGTCTCGATGCTGATGGTCAACTCGCACGGCGCTGCCGTGCGGGTCGCTCCGCCGGGCGGCAAGGCGCCGCGGCTGAGCACCAACCCGCTCGCCATCGGCGTGCCGCACAAAAACTCGCCGCTGGTTCTCGATTTCAGCACCAGCGCGACCGCAGAAGGAAAAGTCCGCGTCAAAAAGATTGCCGGCGAAAAGGTTCCCGACGGTTGGCTCCTCGACAACGAAGGCCGACCGACGACCGATCCCAACACACTTTATGGCACTCCCCCTGGCTCCATTCTGCCGATGGGTGGCACGCAGGCCTACAAGGGTTTCGGCCTGGGTTTGATGATCGAGATTTTCACCGGCGCGATGTCGGGGGGCGTAACGGCGCGTCCCAAGCCGTATGAGAAAAAGGGGAACTGCGTCTTCATGATGCTCATCGATCCCGCCCTCTACGGCGGCGCTGAGCACTTCCGCGCCGAGGTCGAGCAGCTGGTCGAATACATCCGTAGCTCGCCCCGTATGGACGGCTGCGAGGAAATCCTCCTCCCCGGCGACCCCGAACGCAAACTAGCCGAACGGCGCATGGCGAATGGCTTGACGCTCGATACCGAAAACTGGAACGCACTTGTGGCCGCTGGGCAAAAGTTCGGTGTGGCAGCGCCGACCGTGGCATGA
- a CDS encoding 3-keto-disaccharide hydrolase: MRTFCLAIVGLILSSYVLQAEEKSEWVQMFDGKTLNGWKVNENEKSFSVADGAIVSHGDRSHLFYVGDEKPFKNFEFKAEVQTKENSNAGIFIHTKFQEKDWPKIGYECQVNNSYNKDPQKTGGLYNTVKVLEAPAKDNVWFVYYIKVEGKHVTIKIDDKTVVDFEEPADKPGTVKLSEGTFALQAHDPGSTVMFRNLQVKRLP; encoded by the coding sequence ATGCGTACGTTTTGTTTGGCCATCGTTGGTTTGATCCTCTCCTCTTATGTGCTGCAAGCCGAAGAAAAATCGGAATGGGTGCAGATGTTCGATGGGAAGACGTTGAACGGCTGGAAGGTCAACGAGAACGAAAAGAGCTTCTCGGTTGCTGACGGCGCGATTGTTTCGCACGGCGATCGTTCGCACTTGTTTTATGTCGGCGACGAAAAGCCGTTCAAGAATTTTGAATTCAAAGCCGAAGTGCAGACCAAGGAAAACAGCAACGCCGGCATCTTCATCCACACCAAGTTTCAAGAAAAAGACTGGCCGAAGATCGGCTATGAATGCCAGGTCAACAACAGCTACAACAAGGACCCGCAGAAGACCGGCGGTCTGTACAACACGGTGAAGGTGCTCGAAGCTCCGGCCAAGGACAACGTGTGGTTTGTCTATTACATCAAGGTCGAAGGGAAGCACGTCACCATCAAGATCGATGACAAGACCGTCGTCGATTTCGAAGAACCAGCCGACAAGCCCGGCACGGTGAAGCTCAGCGAAGGCACCTTCGCCCTGCAAGCTCACGATCCTGGCAGCACGGTGATGTTCCGTAACTTGCAAGTGAAGCGTCTGCCGTAG
- a CDS encoding M50 family metallopeptidase, which yields MLRYLFLIALLLTSWLWMQILHELGHVLGGWATGGEVERVILQPLAISRTDVQGSRQPLVVIWAGPIAGCLLPMLLWTIATVAKWSGAFLLRFFAGFCLLANGLYLAAGSFDGVGDCGDLLRHGAPIWTLWLFGVFTIPVGFYLLHNQGQHFGLGRRAKTISPAFSYGVILFAAVTLLFECLCSST from the coding sequence ATGTTGCGATATCTCTTCCTGATCGCCCTCCTCCTCACTTCCTGGCTCTGGATGCAAATCCTCCACGAGCTAGGCCATGTTCTGGGCGGTTGGGCAACAGGCGGTGAAGTCGAGCGAGTCATTCTCCAGCCTCTCGCGATCTCCCGCACCGATGTGCAGGGTAGTCGCCAACCGTTGGTAGTCATCTGGGCCGGCCCAATCGCAGGCTGCTTATTGCCGATGCTGCTGTGGACGATTGCTACCGTCGCGAAATGGTCGGGGGCTTTTCTGCTTCGGTTTTTCGCCGGATTCTGCTTGCTGGCGAACGGGTTGTACCTGGCTGCCGGTTCTTTCGATGGTGTGGGTGACTGCGGCGATCTGCTCCGCCACGGCGCTCCGATCTGGACCCTTTGGCTCTTTGGCGTTTTCACTATCCCCGTTGGTTTCTATCTCTTGCACAACCAAGGGCAGCACTTCGGCCTGGGACGGCGCGCAAAAACGATCTCGCCGGCGTTTAGTTACGGCGTGATCCTGTTCGCCGCCGTCACGTTGCTGTTCGAGTGCCTCTGCTCTTCCACGTAG